Part of the Deferrivibrio essentukiensis genome is shown below.
GTGGAAGGATATAGACTTAGAAAATGCTATTTGGAATATCCCTGCTGAGGATATGAAAATGAAAACACCTCTTAGACTACCCTTATCAAAACAGGCTGTAGAACTATTAAAAGAAATTAAACAGTATACTGGGAATAAGAAATATGTGTTTTATTCATTTCGCTCTAAAAAAGAGATATTAAGTGAGAATACATTTAATACAGCACTAAGAAGGATTGGCTTTAGTAGTGATGAAACAGTGGCTCATGGATTTAGGGCAAGTTTTATGACTTGTATGGCAGAAATGGGTTTTCCGGTTGATGTTTTAAACCTTATTCTTGACCATAAGAAAAGAAGTAAAATTGAAGCAGCTTATAATAGGTCTGAAAAGTTTGAAGATAAAAAGATAGTATTACAGGCTTGGGCTGATTATCTTGATAAGTTAAAAGTAACTGATAAACCTTCTGCTGTTAAAGTAAAAGTTGCTAAGACAAGTGTAGAATCATATTCAATAATAGAAAGGGTATCCTGAATGGATACCCTTTTTAATCTTCATTTTTGGCATTTTCAATAAATTCAATGATATCTGACAGCCGCCATAGTTTAACCCCCATATCTAATTCTATCGGTTTGGGAAATATGCCGGATTTCATGCCCCTTCTGAAAGTGCTTTCAGAAACGTTAAAATATTTGAGTACTTCTTTTAAACGAATAAAACCATTTTCATACATTTGTCCACCCCCTTAAAAAATATTTCTTTAAAATAAAATTGAGTCAAATTTTGATTGCAGTTTTTTTATATTATTTCCTGAATGATTTTATAAACTTTACTACGTTGTATAAGGGTAACTCTTTGCGAAATCTTCTATTTATCTGTTTGATAAATTTATTGACTGAATAGAGAATATCTTTTGCGTAAGTGACGGATATTTGGTTTTTCCTAACCTGATTCAAAATAAAATGATAAAATCCATTAAGCTCATTTTGTGATAGTTTCTCAAATGATTTGAGCATTGTTCTTGTTTCAAGATAATAAATAAAATACTTCTCAATTATTCGGTAGTCTTGAGCTACGGTTGATTTGCTACCGGTAATTTTAAATCTTCTTTTAAATTGCTCTAATAAATTCATAATATCACCTCCCCAAATAAGAATTTGTTATTTCTAATCTATGATGCCCTAATTCTTCAGAAACAATTAATCTTGCTTCTTTTATTAGTTCTACTGTTTCATTAATTGATATGTTAAGTTTTGATGCTGCATAATTAAGATATTCTTCTTTTGACAGTCCTATTTTTGCAGGAGGCTCAACCCCTGTTAATTCTTTATATCTTTCTTGTGCGTAGTGGTGTCTTTCCCCGTGATAGTGAAATTGTTCACCGTATTCATTATTAAAATTGGTGACTGTATGGTAGGCAAAGGTTTGCCATATCTTAAAATTCATATTGTCAGGGATAAGTGACCTTGTATAATTATTCTCTTTTCTGAATTCCTGTATTTGCTTGATTAAATTTAATGCTTTTTCAGTAACAGGGACTTGTCTTGCCTGTCCCCCTTTGGTGCCATTTACTATGGTTATAGTTTGATTAGATTTATTTAATTTAGCCCCATCAAATAGAGTAGATTCTTTAAATCTTAGTCCTAATTCTCTCTGCAATTGAACACTAAGTTTTAATGCTTGAAATCTTGAATCTCCGGTTTGATTAAGTTTATCATTTAAATAATTTAAAAATTTATCGTGAACAACAGCAGAAACACTTTTATCTTTATTGTCATATTTTGGACCTCTACTTAATCCTTCTTCTTTTGCTGATAGTTTTAAATCATCTCTGCCAAAATGATTAAATACAGTATTTAGACATGAGACTATATTTGCTGCATTAGCTAAAGCAATTTCTCCAGCATTAACCTTTTCCCTGAGATGTTCAGCAAATGTAGCCATGTGTTCACGTTCAAGCTTGGCTAAGTTTTTTAAATCAAACTCTTCCTTAATAAAACCTGCTAATGTTCGAATAGCATAGGCAGACTTTTCAATACTGCCTTTATTACCACTCTTAACAACTGCCATAGCAAGATTAAAGCTTCCGGCCTTTCTTGATAAATCTTTTTCCCCAATAAAATTTCTTCGCATGTTTTCACCTCTTTAAAAAATTAATCAAAATAAAATATTAATGAGTAAAGTTTTGGTGATAGAAATTTTGGTTAATCAACCAAAATAAGTTTAGACAATTTTCAGTTTCTTAGATTTTTCATGCTGCAAGATATATTTGTTAGCGAAATTCTCCTGATTTTAAGGTTCAGGATACCTGTGAAAAATCTATATAAACCTACAATAATGTAGGATAGCAAAGGATTCTATCTGTAATAAATTGTGCCATGATGCAGCTTAACAAGGCACGCAACAATTGCAATATTAGATTGCAAATAGTGCTTCTATTACAGTTTTTCTGTTTTTTCTGTAAAGTTAACCTGTTGGTAGATAAATACACTCTCACGGCTTTCACATTTCCTACGGCTATGTGAAAGCCGCTTGGAGAGGTTACTTTACAGTTTGCTTTCATTGATAAAAAGAGGATTGTTTCATTTTGTGCTAAAGTAGATTACCAGCTTATTTATGCAACACTGTGCATATATACATTTGCATTGTCTATCCTTTACATCAACGCACAAAATAAAACTCTAACTTACCATTATTATTTGTCTGTTGTATAACTCCTGGCTGTTTTTGTAGGTATGTTGAACGCATACTTCATAGAAATTGTGTTTGGACTAACCGCATATTAATAAACTTCCTTTCAGCTATCCCAAACCTCATCGCCTAATATATAATAAAAGTTAGTCAAAATTTGGTGGTAGTTTTTTGGGCAATTTTTTACTAGGTCGTAACTACTATATAAATCTATTAGTCAATATCAAAGTACCCTATTTAAGTTAAATACGATAATTAACTAAAATGTGTATCCATCCACAAATCAAAATAGTATTAGCCCTACTACAATTATTTTTATTCATATTATTATAAATTTTTTTATTAAACTGAATTAGTAAAATATGCCATTTTTGTTATTATTGCTTTATTGCCAAGATGTTATGTAATATCTTTGAAGTATTCCCATTATAAATTCTTGTTTAATATAGTTTTTGTATAAAAATAAAGTGAGAAATTATTTGAGCCTTGACATAGGAAGAATAGTTGTGTTATTTCTTAAAAAAGTTTATTTTATAAAACATACAATACATACAATACATACCCAAACAATTTAATATGAAAGTGAAGATAATTCATAGCGTGTATTGTAGCTGTGCAAAATAAAATACTAGGGGTGTAGTTATGCGATTTAAAATTGCAATACTGTTAGTATCCGTTTTAGTAAGTTTTATGGCAGTTTCATGTGGCGGTGGTGGCGGTAGTGATGGTGATGGTGATGGTAGTACAGATATCCCAAGTTGGAGTATATCATCTAATTCAGTCTACGGTATCAATCAATCTGCTCAAATTGATATGAGAGGAGCAACTTATTATTATATAAAAGCTGAATCTTTAAACGAAGAAATAAGCCAGCTTTTTCAAATCAACCAAATAACTTCATTTGGGATAGTTTATGATTATACTTTAAATAATGTTGATTATTGCAAGCCAGATAAATTGTATTACGATGTATATACAGAAGAATATTTGTATGGACCTTCTAACACGATAGTTTATTCTGATTCATATTATGGTACTTATTATTATAATGATTTGTATGATTATAATACACCATGTGTTATTGATTATGTTTATGCTCAAAACTTTGTTAATTTATTAGAGCAAGCTTTAAATTCTCAGGGCGACTCAGCTAATTGTGAATTAACAGATTTTTACGTTGCAAATGGTAAGTACTACATGAGAATGTATTGTTCTGGTTATAGTGAGGGTTACCCAGTGAGGGTAGAAGCCAGATACTATAATTGAATAAGCTAGGTAGGTAGTTAAGGTTTAGCTATCTACCTATTAACTGAAGATATTATAATTTCTATAAAGTGAGATGTTTATGGTGGCATGTATAGCAGCTCATTGTGAGAGTTTAAAGATGAGGCTACTAAAAAATACCATATTTAAGTTTTTTTGCTAAAGAAAGAAAACTAGGATATCAACAACTCCTACTTTTAAGAGTTATTATTTAAAAAGGAATTTCAAAAGTATTTTTAGGAGTTGTAACATCTTTAGTTTTTTAGATATTAATAACTATAAAGTTTAGACTTGAAAAAAAATTTAAATTAGTCATGATTTACTAATAAGATGGGTAAAGTTTAATTGGTGAAAAAAGAGTAAAGAAACGAGTAAAAACAATGTATGTTGAAAAAAAGCTTTGTAAAGATAAGATGTTAGAGCTTAAATCGAGTCCGGTCACCCGCTTTCTTATTAAAGTGTCCTTATTTTATCTGTTCTGTCAATAACTGCTATTTGCTCCCTTTTTTGTGTAAATGTTCCTACATAACCCTTATTGCAGCTTTTTGAATCTATTGCTTAGACTTGAATTATTTGTTAAGCTTATGGAAATAGAAAGTAAGGAGGTTTGATTATGAAAGTGGTTAGATTTAACAATGCCGAGAGTTATGAGCCAGAGAAGGATTGGAAAAGGGTGAGTCTTTGTAACCAAAATGACATTTCAATAGAACATTTCGTAAAACCGCCAAAGCATTCATCCCCAAAACATTCACATCCTAATGCTCAGATATTGATTGTACTTAAAGGTAAATTGGAAATTTGGACAAAAGAGGATGGGGCTGTGGTGCTGGATGAAATGGATACTGCTTACATAGATGGAGATCAGGAGCATATTGTTACAAATCCGCTTGAAGATGTTGTGTCTGTAGGGCTTGACATATTTGTTCCCGGCAGGTCTTTTGATTTTTGGTTGAAGAAGAAGGAATTGCTTGATAATAAATAAGGCGGGAAATCCCCGCCCTTTTTTTATAGTTTTTTAAGGCTCAATCTTACTACCTAATACTTCCAGAAACTTTCTCATCCATTCAGGATGTGCAGGCCATGCTGGTGCTGTTACAAAATTTTTATCTACAATAGCGTTTGAAAAAGTATTATTTACATCGCACCATCTACCCCCTGATTTTACAATATCAGGCATAACGGCAGGGTAAGCTGTGCAAGAAACATTTTTTAATACATCAGCTGCAACTAAAATTTGCTGCCCATGGCAAATAGAGGCAATTGGTTTATTATTTTCCGCAAATTCTTTTACAATCTGTATAAGCCTTGGGTTCAATCTCAGATATTCGGGGGCTCTGCCTCCGGGTATTACAAGTGCATCATAGTCCTTTACATCAACCTTGTCGAAGTCGGCATTGATTGCAAAATTGTGCCCAGGTTTTTCTGAATAAGTTTGATCCCCTTCAAAATCGTGTACGGCTGTTTTGACAGTGTCACCTGGTTTTTTGCCGGGACAAACTGTATCTACCTTGTGCCCTACCATTGTAAGTATTTGATAAGGAACCATAGCTTCATAATCTTCTACAAAGTCCCC
Proteins encoded:
- a CDS encoding integrase domain-containing protein, whose amino-acid sequence is MRRNFIGEKDLSRKAGSFNLAMAVVKSGNKGSIEKSAYAIRTLAGFIKEEFDLKNLAKLEREHMATFAEHLREKVNAGEIALANAANIVSCLNTVFNHFGRDDLKLSAKEEGLSRGPKYDNKDKSVSAVVHDKFLNYLNDKLNQTGDSRFQALKLSVQLQRELGLRFKESTLFDGAKLNKSNQTITIVNGTKGGQARQVPVTEKALNLIKQIQEFRKENNYTRSLIPDNMNFKIWQTFAYHTVTNFNNEYGEQFHYHGERHHYAQERYKELTGVEPPAKIGLSKEEYLNYAASKLNISINETVELIKEARLIVSEELGHHRLEITNSYLGR
- a CDS encoding cupin domain-containing protein, whose translation is MKVVRFNNAESYEPEKDWKRVSLCNQNDISIEHFVKPPKHSSPKHSHPNAQILIVLKGKLEIWTKEDGAVVLDEMDTAYIDGDQEHIVTNPLEDVVSVGLDIFVPGRSFDFWLKKKELLDNK
- a CDS encoding helix-turn-helix transcriptional regulator encodes the protein MYENGFIRLKEVLKYFNVSESTFRRGMKSGIFPKPIELDMGVKLWRLSDIIEFIENAKNED
- a CDS encoding DJ-1/PfpI family protein is translated as MSAKKILMLVGDFVEDYEAMVPYQILTMVGHKVDTVCPGKKPGDTVKTAVHDFEGDQTYSEKPGHNFAINADFDKVDVKDYDALVIPGGRAPEYLRLNPRLIQIVKEFAENNKPIASICHGQQILVAADVLKNVSCTAYPAVMPDIVKSGGRWCDVNNTFSNAIVDKNFVTAPAWPAHPEWMRKFLEVLGSKIEP